From Perognathus longimembris pacificus isolate PPM17 chromosome 4, ASM2315922v1, whole genome shotgun sequence, one genomic window encodes:
- the Gal3st2 gene encoding galactose-3-O-sulfotransferase 2, whose amino-acid sequence MNSDLEDGSFQAVFLLLVLALLLLMGFLHVDIELLTPSEVERLPVTNIMFLKTHKTASSTVLNILYRFTETHNLSAALPAGPSLHLGYPWLFLTRYVEGSMKADSLHQHFNIMGNHLRFNAPEVQKVMAPDTFYFSILRDPALQLESAFYYYKSAAPAFRRAPSLDAFLAEPRRYYQGQGSVHDVYARNSMWFDFGFDPDAPAEDGYVRARLAEVESRFQLVLIAEYFDESMVLLRRRLRWRLDDVVYFQLNARGGRGPARLGPRGRARARRWCALDWRLYQHFNRTFWAQLRAELGPSRLRAEVARLRARQRELAGLCLQDGAPQNKTQIQDPGLRPYQSGQAHILGYNLRQDLDNATRLLCRRMVMPELQYMAHLYARQFPEKPPKVMPFLKG is encoded by the exons ATGAATTCTGACCTAGAGGATGG GTCCTTCCAggctgtcttcctcctcctggtGCTGGCCCTGCTCCTGCTGATGGGCTTTCTGCATGTGGACATCGAGCTGCTCACTCC GAGTGAGGTGGAGAGGCTGCCAGTTACCAACATCATGTTCCTCAAGACACACAAGACAGCGAGCAGCACCGTGCTCAACATCCTCTACCGATTCACCGAGACTCACAACCTGTCTGCAGCACTGCCGGCGGGCCCCAGCCTCCACCTAGGCTACCCCTGGCTCTTCCTGACACGCTATGTGGAGGGGAGCATGAAGGCAGACAGCCTTCACCAGCACTTCAACATCATGGGCAACCACCTGCGGTTCAATGCTCCTGAG GTGCAGAAAGTGATGGCCCCGGACACCTTCTACTTCTCTATCCTCCGGGACCCGGCCCTCCAGCTCGAGTCCGCCTTCTACTACTACAAGAGCGCCGCGCCGGCCTTCCGGCGCGCCCCGAGCCTGGACGCCTTCCTTGCGGAGCCACGCCGGTACTACCAAGGCCAGGGCAGCGTACACGACGTCTACGCCCGCAACTCCATGTGGTTCGACTTCGGCTTCGACCCCGACGCGCCGGCCGAGGACGGCTACGTGCGCGCGCGCCTCGCCGAGGTGGAGAGCCGCTTCCAGCTGGTGCTCATCGCCGAGTACTTCGACGAGTCCATGGTGCTGCTGCGGCGCCGGCTGCGCTGGCGGCTGGACGACGTCGTCTACTTCCAGCTGAacgcgcgcggggggcgcggcccggcccgcctGGGGCCCCGCGGCCGGGCGCGCGCGCGGCGCTGGTGCGCGCTGGACTGGCGCCTCTACCAGCACTTCAACCGCACCTTCTGGGCGCAGCTGCGCGCCGAGCTGGGCCCGAGCCGGCTGCGGGCCGAGGTGGCGCGGCTGCGGGCGCGGCAGCGCGAGCTCGCCGGCCTGTGCCTGCAGGACGGGGCGCCCCAGAACAAGACGCAGATCCAAGACCCCGGGCTGCGCCCCTACCAGTCGGGCCAAGCCCACATCCTGGGCTACAACCTCAGGCAGGATCTGGACAACGCCACGCGGCTGCTCTGTCGGCGCATGGTGATGCCCGAGCTCCAGTACATGGCGCACCTGTACGCCCGGCAGTTCCCGGAGAAGCCCCCGAAGGTCATGCCCTTCCTGAAAGGGTAG